In bacterium, the sequence GAACGATAGTTCGAATCGCGGGAGCGGGCCTGCGCCGTCGGGATCGGGAAAGCCGGCCTCGTCCAGAAGGCGCATCGCGAGCGCGGGATCGTAATCGTAGTCGCGCGCATTCGCCGCGTAGGCCCAGTGCTCCGGCGAAAGCAGCGCGTTCGCCGGCCGCGCCTGGCCGTCCAGCAGCGTTTCGACGATCGCCTCCCGGTCGATCGCGTGCGCGATCGCCCGGCGCACGCCGCGCTTGCTTGCGATGCCGCGCGGGTCGTCGAGGTTGAAGCCGATATACGCGTAGTTGATGCCCGGCGAACGCTCGGTGACGACCCCCGGATCGCTCGAGAGGAACTCGAGCGCGTACGGCGGCGTGCAGTTTTGCAGCAGATCGGCCTCGCCTTTCATCAGCTTCAGCATGCGCGTCGTCTCGTGCGGAAGCACCTCGAAGCGAAGGCGGGCGATGGACGGCGCCGGGCCGTGGTAATTCGGGTTGGCGGCCAGCGTCAGATCGCGCCCCGGGCGCATGGATTCGAGCACGTACGCCCCGCTGCCGACGGGGTGTTCGGCGAACGCCGGGTCCGCCAGGCGCTCCTCGGGGATGACCGCACGCGCCATGCTCATCAAAAACGGCGAAAACGGCCGCGAAAGCGCGACAACGAGCGTCGTCTCGTCCGGCGCGTCGACCGACGCGATGTCGGCAAGACTCGCCTGCGCGGGCGCGCCGTTATCCGGATCGCGCAGCCAGTTGAGATTCGCGGCGATATCCGAGGCGGATAGGGGCGTGCCGTCGGAAAAAACGACACCCTCGCGGATCGAAAAGCGCCATGTCGCGCCGCCGTCGGGCGACTCCCAGCTCGTGGCGAGCGCGGGCGCCGGCGCGCCGTCGGGTCCGATGTCGATCACCCGGTCGTACAGAAGCGGAAGGATCCGGGTGGAATAGGCGTCGATTGCGAAGCGCGGATCGAGCGTGACGGGCTGGCCCTCGAGCGCGATGACCGCGGCGCCCGGGTCGCGTTCGTCGCGACACGCCGAGGCAAAAAGGGCGAGCGCCAACAGAACGGCGGCCATCCGCGCCGCCGGGGCGCCGCGCAAAAGGGCGGGGCCGTCACCCCGTAAGGGGCGCGTTCGTCTTTCCGAGGGCCGCCATGATCTGGGCAAGGACACGACGGTCGATGTTGCGCAGAAGATTGCCGCCGGGCAAGCGGGCCTCGCGCACGACCTCCTGATTCAGGCTCGCCATGTCGGTGTGACCGTACATCTGGCCGATGCGCGCGAAAGTCTCGCCGGGCAAGGTCAAAAGCAACCGCCCGCGATAGGAGAGCTTCACGGCGGCGAACTCCCGGTCTTTCAGCTCGGACGCGAACTGGTAGAAAACTTCGAGCAACGCCGGGCCTTCGGCCAGGCTCGGCACGCCGCGGACGTCGAAACAGACGGTATCGAAGTCGATCATCCGCTCGAAATGCGCGCCGACGCGGGCGTGCGAGGCGGGATTCTCCTTCAAAACGACATCGACGACGGACTGGAGGCTGAGGTGGTTATACAAACGCAGGGAAAGGTAGGCAACAAGCGCCAGGCACAGTGTCGCGAGGATCGCTCGTCCGAGTAAACGGCGGGCGTCCGGAAAGTTCAGGCGGGGCAATTTAAAACCTCTCTTTGCTCTAAAATAAACTCCAATACTGGACCTGCGCGGTACGCGATGTCAACGCATCCAACATATTCTGGAAAGGACGGTGGAGACGAAAGGAAATCCGCAAAGACGAAAGCCGGGCGCGAAGGGCGCGAGCTCCAACAAATAATCCGCGTCGCTTTGGGGCGCTTGCGGCTATGGCTAGGCGTGAGATCGCACACGTTCCCGTGGACGCACCGTTTGACCTCCGCCGCCGCGCCGTAGCACGATGACTCCGCAACGCGCGAATTTTTTTCCATGGCATCGAAAGAACGAGGAGGTTTTTTTATGGCCAACAAAGTCGGGACGGTGAAGCTTGGGCAAAACGACGTGACGCTCGTCGGCAACGCGATCAACGTCGGCGATGCGGCGCCGGACGCGACGCTCGTCAACACGAGCCTGCAAACCGTGAAGCTCTCGGACTACAAGGGCAAGACGCTTGTCGTCGCGCCGTTTCTGTCCGTGGACACCGGCGTGTGCGACGCGGAACTGAAGCACTTCGCCGAAGCCGCGAAGG encodes:
- a CDS encoding ABC transporter substrate-binding protein is translated as MAAVLLALALFASACRDERDPGAAVIALEGQPVTLDPRFAIDAYSTRILPLLYDRVIDIGPDGAPAPALATSWESPDGGATWRFSIREGVVFSDGTPLSASDIAANLNWLRDPDNGAPAQASLADIASVDAPDETTLVVALSRPFSPFLMSMARAVIPEERLADPAFAEHPVGSGAYVLESMRPGRDLTLAANPNYHGPAPSIARLRFEVLPHETTRMLKLMKGEADLLQNCTPPYALEFLSSDPGVVTERSPGINYAYIGFNLDDPRGIASKRGVRRAIAHAIDREAIVETLLDGQARPANALLSPEHWAYAANARDYDYDPALAMRLLDEAGFPDPDGAGPLPRFELSFKTSTDRLRNRIADAIADQLAQVGIAVEKRSYEWGVFFADIRKGNFQTYSLSWVGVIDPDHLYYVFHSESLPPAGANRGRVRLPAVDRLLTAARRTAPASERAALYTRAQEILADEAVYVSLWWADNVIARRERLVGFEALPGGEYTSLATARLAEAP